One part of the Asterias amurensis chromosome 11, ASM3211899v1 genome encodes these proteins:
- the LOC139943966 gene encoding snaclec bothroinsularin subunit beta-like, translated as MMHLASVVLLLVGCYATLAAICPTDWQRYGESCYLLITQRMNWTEANDTCVESNAALAVPNSQIEQTFIWSMFKEFFNGSQPTRQLWIGCYFDQETDEWQHCPLRDVHNTYENWKRSQPDNNTATGCVIMRRDRNGKWADTKCSKNHFAVCELQVDTTPRSFCLETGPDGRIKSQCLVGHVMKEVRAVGVVSCGWACRSEPRCRSFNLLMEQGPGKMVCQLNNATLHEAAKDMELQDQCYSFDL; from the coding sequence ATGATGCATCTTGCTAGTGTTGTGTTGCTTCTTGTTGGGTGTTATGCAACACTAGCTGCTATCTGCCCTACTGACTGGCAGCGATACGGCGAGTCATGCTACTTACTGATAACTCAACGTATGAACTGGACTGAAGCAAATGATACCTGCGTCGAGTCAAATGCAGCTCTAGCTGTGCCTAACTCGCAGATAGAACAAACTTTTATCTGGTCGATGTTCAAGGAATTCTTTAATGGGAGTCAGCCAACTAGACAGCTCTGGATCGGTTGTTATTTCGACCAGGAGACGGATGAATGGCAGCACTGTCCATTGAGGGACGTACATAACACCTACGAGAATTGGAAGAGAAGTCAGCCAGATAATAATACTGCCACGGGTTGCGTTATTATGCGCAGAGATCGCAATGGTAAATGGGCTGACACTAAGTGCAGTAAAAATCATTTTGCCGTCTGTGAGCTCCAAGTTGACACCACACCTCGGTCATTCTGCCTGGAGACCGGTCCCGATGGTCGTATCAAGTCCCAGTGTCTGGTCGGCCACGTCATGAAGGAGGTACGGGCTGTTGGTGTAGTGTCATGCGGGTGGGCGTGCCGATCAGAGCCCCGATGTCGCTCCTTCAATCTGCTGATGGAGCAAGGTCCAGGGAAGATGGTTTGTCAGCTGAACAACGCGACTCTTCACGAAGCGGCTAAAGACATGGAGCTTCAAGACCAGTGCTACTCATTCGATCTGTAA